One genomic segment of Ictalurus punctatus breed USDA103 chromosome 4, Coco_2.0, whole genome shotgun sequence includes these proteins:
- the nedd4a gene encoding E3 ubiquitin-protein ligase NEDD4-like isoform X1 has protein sequence MAHRLRMHFAARRSNTDPLSESCSHEVEDGLGTPARSPAEPLSHPNSFHMKVTPGQLALGLPPLSPDYGSLQRHTTVFVPKVNSSGGNRKSTLQISLQSSSRQNLDGDGCSGGGEETDPGICDGGAGGNSDGGSCSSSTASDVGYCSSNSIFDSDVAERKMSHDKGTCRRRTKAPLRRCSSLVIFPRSPCTTPPASPVSPVAAPLLPPSNRGPFQTSHQLQLSAADSSPDEPKVSVASAVNGVRLSKSSCQPAEVRDARPIMHFSISTDPMIRSEQSERHSGVLVHPANQPPLPPGKGNPARTVVNVDCSKSSEKSEEANTKLGNRNPKLYRSTSACMLPTGKLSTEKRHHTCPTIGKSNTYQEICFHRGLQRSISLEVPFSNTGISCHMSNTKQPSRMNGAAHVHIYVSRGNGVKAPDSPKDTSANDKKELALTNSGTRDDFLGQVDVPLHQIPTEAPGSERPYTFKDFLLHPRSHKSRVKGHLRLKMTYLPKSGSEEEQTEQVEEVDPGWEFLESQDVCGPCQPHQLPPLPPGWEERQDNLGRTYYVNHENRTTQWHRPTIQDVQREAELTQSTHVQLPFITRRQISDHDENNDRRESPESWEIITEDEGTLYSSQNQLSPPPPHSPLDYTAFTEEFCRLQTGNENRTSVTGHGSRRGSAPLLTVEERPVHPVMLPTTPGLPPGWEEKQDSKGRVYYINHKSRISTWTRPLVQLIQPTDGSSSSAAGGACGRSPSPTVYAPPQASPQASPLHSPGPQQSHTFDFAGSMLPGWEVRVAPNGRPFFIDHNTKSTTWEDPRLRIPVHMRKQASLDPNDLGPLPPGWEERVHSDGRIFYIDHNTKTTQWEDPRLQNSAITGPAVPYSRDYKQKYEYFRKKLKKPGDIPNRFEMSVRRNALLEDSYRRILSVKRPDLLKARLWVEFAGERGLDYGGVAREWFFLISKEMFNPYYGLFEYSALDNFTLQINPNSGLCNEDHFSYFKFIGRVAGMAVYHGKLLDAFFIRPFYKMMLQKPITLQDIESVDSEYFNSLKWILENDPTDLDLRFTIDEELFGQTHQHELTPGGADVVVTDSNKKEYIHLVMQWRFVNRVQKQMSAFKEGFYELIPQDLIKIFDENELELLMCGLGDVDVNDWRENTKYKNGYGPNQPVIQWFWKAVLLMDAEKRIRLLQFVTGTSRVPMNGFAELYGSNGPQLFTIEQWGTRDKLPRAHTCFNRLDLPPYESFEELREKLNIAIENTQGFDGVD, from the exons ATGGCACATCGTCTGCGCATGCATTTTGCCGCAAGGAGAAGCAACACCGACCCTCTGTCTGAAAGCTGCAGCCATGAGGTGGAGGACGGACTTGGGACACCTGCTCGGAGCCCGGCAGAGCCCCTGAGTCACCCCAACTCGTTTCACATGAAAGTAACTCCAGGACAGCTGGCTCTTGGTCTGCCTCCTCTTTCACCAGATTATGGCAGCCTGCAACGCCATACTACTGTATTTGTACCCAAGGTGAACAGCAGCGGTGGGAACAGGAAGAGCACACTCCAGATTTCCTTGCAGTCTTCCAGCAGGCAGAATTTGGATGGAGACGGTTGCAGTGGTGGGGGAGAGGAAACAGACCCTGGGATTTGCGACGGCGGTGCTGGAGGCAACTCTGACGGGGGATCGTGTAGCAGCAGCACGGCTAGCGATGTCGGCTactgcagcagcaacagcatATTCGACTCGGATGTCGCTGAGCGCAAGATGTCCCACGATAAAGGTACATGCCGTCGGAGGACCAAGGCTCCTTTACGCCGCTGCTCCTCGCTGGTCATTTTCCCACGTAGTCCCTGCACCACACCGCCGGCTTCGCCGGTCAGTCCCGTGGCAGCTCCTCTGCTGCCGCCGTCTAACCGAGGACCCTTTCAGACCTCACACCAGCTGCAGCTGTCCGCAGCAGATTCGTCTCCGGACGAGCCCAAGGTCTCGGTCGCCTCAGCGGTGAATGGTGTGAGACTTTCCAAGAGCAGCTGTCAGCCCGCCGAAGTTCGGGATGCCAGGCCCATCATGCATTTTAGCATTTCGACTGACCCGATGATAAGATCTGAACAATCCGAAAGGCACTCCGGTGTCCTGGTGCACCCTGCAAACCAGCCCCCGCTTCCACCTGGGAAAGGAAACCCGGCCAGAACCGTGGTCAACGTCGACTGCTCTAAATCCTCGGAAAAGTCAGAGGAAGCCAACACTAAACTTGGGAACCGTAATCCGAAGCTGTACCGTAGCACTTCGGCCTGTATGCTTCCCACGGGGAAGTTATCGACGGAGAAGAGACACCACACTTGTCCGACTATCGGCAAATCGAACACGTATCAGGAAATCTGTTTTCACCGAGGCTTGCAGAGGAGTATTTCCCTCGAGGTGCCCTTCTCGAACACTGGGATATCATGCCATATGTCCAACACAAAACAGCCCAGCCGCATGAATGGCGCGGCACACGTGCATATATACGTGTCCCGAGGGAATGGTGTGAAAGCGCCCGACTCGCCAAAAGATACCAGTGCCAATGATAAAAAAGAACTGGCTCTTACCAACTCTGGG acgCGTGATGACTTTCTGGGTCAGGTGGACGTTCCTCTGCATCAGATCCCC ACAGAAGCACCGGGCAGCGAGAGACCGTACACGTTCAAAGACTTTCTGCTCCATCCGAGAAg CCACAAGTCaagggtcaaaggtcacctGAGGCTAAAGATGACCTACCTGCCCAAGAGTGGTTCAGAGGAGGAGCAGACCGAGCAGGTCGAGGAAGTGGAC CCCGGCTGGGAGTTCCTGGAGAGTCAGGATGTGTGCGGGCCGTGCCAACCTCACCAGCTGCCCCCGCTGCCCCCTGGCTGGGAGGAGAGGCAGGACAACCTCGGCAGAACCTACTACGTCAACCACGAGAACCGCACCACACAGTGGCACAGACCCACAATCCA GGACGTGCAGAGGGAGGCGGAGCTGACGCAGAGCACGCACGTACAACTTCCTTTCATCACGCGCAGACAGATCTCTGACCACGATGAGAACAACGATCGCAGGGAGTCTCCCGAG agttgGGAGATCATTACTGAGGACGAGGGCACTCTGTACAGCAGTCAGAATCAgctctctccccctcctcctcatTCACCGCTGGATTACACGGCTTTCACTGAGGAGTTCTGCAGGTTACAGACGGGCAACGAGAACCGCACCTCTGTCACA ggtcaCGGGAGTCGGAGAGGGAGCGCACCGTTGCTGACTGTAGAGGAACGTCCGGTTCATCCTGTG atgttgCCCACGACCCCGGGTTTGCCCCCTGGCTGGGAGGAGAAGCAGGACAGTAAGGGTCGAGTTTATTACATCAACCACAAGAGCAGAATCTCCACCTGGACCCGGCCACTTGTccag TTGATCCAGCCCACTGACGGATCCTCCTCGTCTGCGGCGGGCGGAGCGTGTGGTCGCTCTCCGAGCCCCACGGTGTACGCACCGCCCCAAGCCTCGCCCCAAGCCTCGCCCCTGCACTCGCCCGGCCCGCAGCAATCGCACACCTTCGACTTCGCTGGCTCCATGCTCCCGGGCTGGGAGGTCCGGGTCGCTCCGAACGGACGGCCGTTCTTCATCGACCACAACACCAAGAGCACTacgtgg GAAGACCCCAGGTTGAGGATTCCTGTTCACATGAGGAAACAAGCCTCTCTCGACCCCAACGACCTCGGCCCGCTGCCG CCTGGCTGGGAGGAGAGGGTTCACAGTGACGGAAGGATCTTCTATATCGatcaca ACACGAAGACCACACAGTGGGAAGATCCCAGACTGCAGAACTCCGCCATTACCGGACCA gctgtGCCTTACTCCAGAGACTACAAGCAGAAGTACGAGTATTTCCGCAAGAAGCTGAAGAAGCCA ggAGACATCCCGAATCGTTTCGAGATGTCCGTGAGACGGAACGCTCTTCTGGAGGACTCATACCGCCGCATCCTGTCCGTCAAGCGACCCGACCTCCTCAAGGCCCGCCTCTGGGTGGAGTTTGCAGGGGAGAGGGGGCTGGACTACGGGGGCGTGGCCAGAGAGTGGTTCTTTCTCATCTCCAAGGAGATGTTCAACCCTTATTACGGGCTGTTTGAGTACTCTGCTCT GGACAACTTCACGCTGCAGATCAACCCAAACTCGGGCCTCTGCAACGAGGATCATTTCTCCTACTTCAAATTCATCGGGCGTGTGGCGGGGATGGCCGTCTACCACGGCAAGCTGCTGGACG CGTTCTTCATTCGACCGTTCTACAAGATGATGCTGCAGAAGCCGATCACGTTACAGGACATCGAATCTGTG GACAGCGAGTACTTTAACTCTCTGAAATGGATCCTGGAGAACGACCCCACTGACCTGGACCTCCGCTTCACCATCGACGAGGAGCTCTTTGGACAG ACGCACCAGCACGAGTTAACACCAGGTGGCGCCGACGTCGTCGTCACCGACTCCAACAAGAAAGAGTACATCCA CCTCGTGATGCAGTGGAGATTTGTGAACCGGGTCCAGAAGCAAATGTCCGCCTTCAAGGAG GGCTTCTACGAGCTCATCCCGCAGGACCTGATCAAGATCTTCGACGAGAACGAGCTGGAG CTGCTGATGTGCGGTTTGGGGGACGTGGACGTCAACGACTGGAGGGAAAACACCAAGTATAAGAACGGCTACGGGCCGAACCAGCCCGTCATCCAGTGGTTCTGGAAG gctgtgCTGCTGATGGATGCTGAGAAGCGAATCCGGTTGCTGCAGTTTGTGACGGGGACGTCTCGCGTGCCGATGAACGGTTTTGCAGAGCTCTATg GGTCCAACGGGCCGCAGTTATTCACCATCGAGCAGTGGGGGACCCGAGACAAACTGCCCCGGGCTCACACGTG CTTTAACCGTCTGGACCTGCCTCCGTACGAGTCGTTCGAGGAGCTCCGAGAGAAGCTGAACATCGCCATCGAGAACACTCAGGGCTTCGACGGCGTCGACTAG
- the nedd4a gene encoding E3 ubiquitin-protein ligase NEDD4 isoform X2, whose product MAHRLRMHFAARRSNTDPLSESCSHEVEDGLGTPARSPAEPLSHPNSFHMKVTPGQLALGLPPLSPDYGSLQRHTTVFVPKVNSSGGNRKSTLQISLQSSSRQNLDGDGCSGGGEETDPGICDGGAGGNSDGGSCSSSTASDVGYCSSNSIFDSDVAERKMSHDKGTCRRRTKAPLRRCSSLVIFPRSPCTTPPASPVSPVAAPLLPPSNRGPFQTSHQLQLSAADSSPDEPKVSVASAVNGVRLSKSSCQPAEVRDARPIMHFSISTDPMIRSEQSERHSGVLVHPANQPPLPPGKGNPARTVVNVDCSKSSEKSEEANTKLGNRNPKLYRSTSACMLPTGKLSTEKRHHTCPTIGKSNTYQEICFHRGLQRSISLEVPFSNTGISCHMSNTKQPSRMNGAAHVHIYVSRGNGVKAPDSPKDTSANDKKELALTNSGTRDDFLGQVDVPLHQIPTEAPGSERPYTFKDFLLHPRSHKSRVKGHLRLKMTYLPKSGSEEEQTEQVEEVDPGWEFLESQDVCGPCQPHQLPPLPPGWEERQDNLGRTYYVNHENRTTQWHRPTIQDVQREAELTQSTHVQLPFITRRQISDHDENNDRRESPESWEIITEDEGTLYSSQNQLSPPPPHSPLDYTAFTEEFCRLQTGNENRTSVTGHGSRRGSAPLLTVEERPVHPVLIQPTDGSSSSAAGGACGRSPSPTVYAPPQASPQASPLHSPGPQQSHTFDFAGSMLPGWEVRVAPNGRPFFIDHNTKSTTWEDPRLRIPVHMRKQASLDPNDLGPLPPGWEERVHSDGRIFYIDHNTKTTQWEDPRLQNSAITGPAVPYSRDYKQKYEYFRKKLKKPGDIPNRFEMSVRRNALLEDSYRRILSVKRPDLLKARLWVEFAGERGLDYGGVAREWFFLISKEMFNPYYGLFEYSALDNFTLQINPNSGLCNEDHFSYFKFIGRVAGMAVYHGKLLDAFFIRPFYKMMLQKPITLQDIESVDSEYFNSLKWILENDPTDLDLRFTIDEELFGQTHQHELTPGGADVVVTDSNKKEYIHLVMQWRFVNRVQKQMSAFKEGFYELIPQDLIKIFDENELELLMCGLGDVDVNDWRENTKYKNGYGPNQPVIQWFWKAVLLMDAEKRIRLLQFVTGTSRVPMNGFAELYGSNGPQLFTIEQWGTRDKLPRAHTCFNRLDLPPYESFEELREKLNIAIENTQGFDGVD is encoded by the exons ATGGCACATCGTCTGCGCATGCATTTTGCCGCAAGGAGAAGCAACACCGACCCTCTGTCTGAAAGCTGCAGCCATGAGGTGGAGGACGGACTTGGGACACCTGCTCGGAGCCCGGCAGAGCCCCTGAGTCACCCCAACTCGTTTCACATGAAAGTAACTCCAGGACAGCTGGCTCTTGGTCTGCCTCCTCTTTCACCAGATTATGGCAGCCTGCAACGCCATACTACTGTATTTGTACCCAAGGTGAACAGCAGCGGTGGGAACAGGAAGAGCACACTCCAGATTTCCTTGCAGTCTTCCAGCAGGCAGAATTTGGATGGAGACGGTTGCAGTGGTGGGGGAGAGGAAACAGACCCTGGGATTTGCGACGGCGGTGCTGGAGGCAACTCTGACGGGGGATCGTGTAGCAGCAGCACGGCTAGCGATGTCGGCTactgcagcagcaacagcatATTCGACTCGGATGTCGCTGAGCGCAAGATGTCCCACGATAAAGGTACATGCCGTCGGAGGACCAAGGCTCCTTTACGCCGCTGCTCCTCGCTGGTCATTTTCCCACGTAGTCCCTGCACCACACCGCCGGCTTCGCCGGTCAGTCCCGTGGCAGCTCCTCTGCTGCCGCCGTCTAACCGAGGACCCTTTCAGACCTCACACCAGCTGCAGCTGTCCGCAGCAGATTCGTCTCCGGACGAGCCCAAGGTCTCGGTCGCCTCAGCGGTGAATGGTGTGAGACTTTCCAAGAGCAGCTGTCAGCCCGCCGAAGTTCGGGATGCCAGGCCCATCATGCATTTTAGCATTTCGACTGACCCGATGATAAGATCTGAACAATCCGAAAGGCACTCCGGTGTCCTGGTGCACCCTGCAAACCAGCCCCCGCTTCCACCTGGGAAAGGAAACCCGGCCAGAACCGTGGTCAACGTCGACTGCTCTAAATCCTCGGAAAAGTCAGAGGAAGCCAACACTAAACTTGGGAACCGTAATCCGAAGCTGTACCGTAGCACTTCGGCCTGTATGCTTCCCACGGGGAAGTTATCGACGGAGAAGAGACACCACACTTGTCCGACTATCGGCAAATCGAACACGTATCAGGAAATCTGTTTTCACCGAGGCTTGCAGAGGAGTATTTCCCTCGAGGTGCCCTTCTCGAACACTGGGATATCATGCCATATGTCCAACACAAAACAGCCCAGCCGCATGAATGGCGCGGCACACGTGCATATATACGTGTCCCGAGGGAATGGTGTGAAAGCGCCCGACTCGCCAAAAGATACCAGTGCCAATGATAAAAAAGAACTGGCTCTTACCAACTCTGGG acgCGTGATGACTTTCTGGGTCAGGTGGACGTTCCTCTGCATCAGATCCCC ACAGAAGCACCGGGCAGCGAGAGACCGTACACGTTCAAAGACTTTCTGCTCCATCCGAGAAg CCACAAGTCaagggtcaaaggtcacctGAGGCTAAAGATGACCTACCTGCCCAAGAGTGGTTCAGAGGAGGAGCAGACCGAGCAGGTCGAGGAAGTGGAC CCCGGCTGGGAGTTCCTGGAGAGTCAGGATGTGTGCGGGCCGTGCCAACCTCACCAGCTGCCCCCGCTGCCCCCTGGCTGGGAGGAGAGGCAGGACAACCTCGGCAGAACCTACTACGTCAACCACGAGAACCGCACCACACAGTGGCACAGACCCACAATCCA GGACGTGCAGAGGGAGGCGGAGCTGACGCAGAGCACGCACGTACAACTTCCTTTCATCACGCGCAGACAGATCTCTGACCACGATGAGAACAACGATCGCAGGGAGTCTCCCGAG agttgGGAGATCATTACTGAGGACGAGGGCACTCTGTACAGCAGTCAGAATCAgctctctccccctcctcctcatTCACCGCTGGATTACACGGCTTTCACTGAGGAGTTCTGCAGGTTACAGACGGGCAACGAGAACCGCACCTCTGTCACA ggtcaCGGGAGTCGGAGAGGGAGCGCACCGTTGCTGACTGTAGAGGAACGTCCGGTTCATCCTGTG TTGATCCAGCCCACTGACGGATCCTCCTCGTCTGCGGCGGGCGGAGCGTGTGGTCGCTCTCCGAGCCCCACGGTGTACGCACCGCCCCAAGCCTCGCCCCAAGCCTCGCCCCTGCACTCGCCCGGCCCGCAGCAATCGCACACCTTCGACTTCGCTGGCTCCATGCTCCCGGGCTGGGAGGTCCGGGTCGCTCCGAACGGACGGCCGTTCTTCATCGACCACAACACCAAGAGCACTacgtgg GAAGACCCCAGGTTGAGGATTCCTGTTCACATGAGGAAACAAGCCTCTCTCGACCCCAACGACCTCGGCCCGCTGCCG CCTGGCTGGGAGGAGAGGGTTCACAGTGACGGAAGGATCTTCTATATCGatcaca ACACGAAGACCACACAGTGGGAAGATCCCAGACTGCAGAACTCCGCCATTACCGGACCA gctgtGCCTTACTCCAGAGACTACAAGCAGAAGTACGAGTATTTCCGCAAGAAGCTGAAGAAGCCA ggAGACATCCCGAATCGTTTCGAGATGTCCGTGAGACGGAACGCTCTTCTGGAGGACTCATACCGCCGCATCCTGTCCGTCAAGCGACCCGACCTCCTCAAGGCCCGCCTCTGGGTGGAGTTTGCAGGGGAGAGGGGGCTGGACTACGGGGGCGTGGCCAGAGAGTGGTTCTTTCTCATCTCCAAGGAGATGTTCAACCCTTATTACGGGCTGTTTGAGTACTCTGCTCT GGACAACTTCACGCTGCAGATCAACCCAAACTCGGGCCTCTGCAACGAGGATCATTTCTCCTACTTCAAATTCATCGGGCGTGTGGCGGGGATGGCCGTCTACCACGGCAAGCTGCTGGACG CGTTCTTCATTCGACCGTTCTACAAGATGATGCTGCAGAAGCCGATCACGTTACAGGACATCGAATCTGTG GACAGCGAGTACTTTAACTCTCTGAAATGGATCCTGGAGAACGACCCCACTGACCTGGACCTCCGCTTCACCATCGACGAGGAGCTCTTTGGACAG ACGCACCAGCACGAGTTAACACCAGGTGGCGCCGACGTCGTCGTCACCGACTCCAACAAGAAAGAGTACATCCA CCTCGTGATGCAGTGGAGATTTGTGAACCGGGTCCAGAAGCAAATGTCCGCCTTCAAGGAG GGCTTCTACGAGCTCATCCCGCAGGACCTGATCAAGATCTTCGACGAGAACGAGCTGGAG CTGCTGATGTGCGGTTTGGGGGACGTGGACGTCAACGACTGGAGGGAAAACACCAAGTATAAGAACGGCTACGGGCCGAACCAGCCCGTCATCCAGTGGTTCTGGAAG gctgtgCTGCTGATGGATGCTGAGAAGCGAATCCGGTTGCTGCAGTTTGTGACGGGGACGTCTCGCGTGCCGATGAACGGTTTTGCAGAGCTCTATg GGTCCAACGGGCCGCAGTTATTCACCATCGAGCAGTGGGGGACCCGAGACAAACTGCCCCGGGCTCACACGTG CTTTAACCGTCTGGACCTGCCTCCGTACGAGTCGTTCGAGGAGCTCCGAGAGAAGCTGAACATCGCCATCGAGAACACTCAGGGCTTCGACGGCGTCGACTAG